Proteins encoded within one genomic window of Sphaerotilus montanus:
- the fliM gene encoding flagellar motor switch protein FliM yields the protein MSQLNLSQDEVDALLDGISGDVPGDVADKPKGQVRDYNLASEERIVRGRMPMLESINERFARNVCPVMTAFTHRTMEISAGEIKVHKYSNYLRETMVPTNFNIVSMRPLRGVGLVVCDPSFVFAVIDALFGGVGKYPVRIEGREFSATEHRVIMRLVEIVLSEYNRAWQGVYPVELAYQRSEMQPQFVNIASASELVVSTVFTVEIGESVGTIQICFPYSSLEPIRDVLRSSNQGEGPGKDGRWVRMLSDEIQSAEVQLVAELAHAPATVEQLLAMKAGDFIELELDKLIRAKVDGVPVVEASYGTSNGHYAIRVERMLTSPQVSWIGDQNV from the coding sequence ATGAGCCAGCTGAATCTGTCCCAGGATGAAGTCGATGCCCTGCTGGACGGCATCTCGGGTGACGTGCCCGGGGATGTGGCCGACAAGCCGAAAGGGCAGGTGCGCGACTACAACCTGGCGAGCGAGGAGCGCATCGTGCGTGGGCGCATGCCCATGCTCGAATCGATCAACGAGCGCTTTGCCCGCAATGTCTGTCCGGTGATGACGGCGTTCACGCACCGGACAATGGAAATCTCGGCCGGCGAGATCAAGGTCCACAAGTACAGCAACTACTTGCGCGAGACCATGGTGCCGACCAATTTCAACATCGTCTCCATGCGGCCGCTGCGCGGCGTGGGGCTGGTGGTGTGTGACCCGAGCTTCGTGTTCGCGGTGATCGACGCGCTGTTCGGTGGTGTCGGCAAGTACCCGGTGCGCATCGAAGGCCGCGAGTTCTCGGCGACCGAACACCGCGTGATCATGCGGCTGGTCGAGATCGTGCTGTCCGAATACAACCGCGCCTGGCAGGGCGTGTACCCGGTCGAGCTGGCCTACCAGCGCTCGGAAATGCAGCCGCAGTTCGTCAACATCGCCTCGGCGAGCGAGCTGGTGGTGAGCACGGTGTTCACGGTGGAGATCGGCGAGTCGGTCGGCACGATCCAGATCTGTTTTCCCTATTCGTCGCTGGAGCCGATCCGCGACGTGCTGCGCAGCAGCAACCAGGGCGAAGGCCCGGGCAAGGATGGTCGCTGGGTGCGGATGCTGTCCGACGAGATCCAGTCGGCCGAGGTGCAACTGGTGGCGGAACTGGCCCATGCGCCCGCCACGGTCGAGCAATTGCTGGCGATGAAGGCGGGCGATTTCATCGAGCTGGAACTGGACAAGCTGATCCGGGCCAAGGTGGATGGTGTGCCGGTGGTCGAAGCGAGCTACGGCACCTCGAACGGACACTACGCGATTCGCGTGGAACGCATGTTGACCAGCCCCCAGGTGAGCTGGATCGGAGATCAAAATGTCTGA
- the fliN gene encoding flagellar motor switch protein FliN: MSEDLDAGLSEQDALAAEWAAALDETSPGQDIGSAVDALPGYGSGVPQAAAFTDFGSAAEMASGGAPGGKDLNLILDIPVQLTVELGRTRIPIKNILHLAQGSVVELDAMAGEPMDVLVNGYLIAQGEVVVVNEKFGVRLTDIVTPSERMRRLSRGN; the protein is encoded by the coding sequence ATGTCTGAAGATTTGGATGCTGGCCTGTCGGAGCAGGATGCCCTGGCGGCAGAGTGGGCGGCCGCGCTGGACGAGACTTCCCCGGGACAGGACATCGGATCGGCCGTCGATGCACTGCCGGGTTACGGGTCGGGTGTGCCGCAGGCCGCGGCGTTCACCGACTTCGGCAGTGCGGCGGAAATGGCCTCCGGCGGCGCCCCGGGCGGCAAGGATCTGAACCTGATCCTGGACATCCCGGTGCAGCTCACGGTCGAACTCGGTCGCACGCGCATCCCCATCAAGAATATCCTGCATCTGGCACAGGGCTCGGTGGTGGAACTGGACGCGATGGCGGGCGAGCCGATGGATGTGCTGGTCAACGGCTACCTGATCGCACAGGGCGAAGTGGTGGTGGTGAACGAGAAGTTCGGTGTGCGCCTGACCGACATCGTCACGCCCAGCGAACGCATGCGCCGCCTGTCCCGCGGCAACTGA
- a CDS encoding FliO/MopB family protein — protein sequence MTPLTSLTPLIWLALVLVSIPAALWLLKRSGYAGLSSRLAPGAVRVVSQSVLSPQHRLVTIEVGEGGDRCWLVLGMTGQQISVLHRLAPPPHTEASVSGGAVSLPSIAGTSFGHLLNQWRRGPQGPAVTSHEQ from the coding sequence ATGACGCCTCTGACTTCCCTGACGCCGCTGATCTGGCTGGCGCTGGTCTTGGTCTCGATTCCTGCGGCCCTGTGGCTGCTCAAGCGCAGCGGCTATGCGGGACTGTCGTCGCGCCTGGCCCCTGGTGCCGTGCGGGTGGTGTCGCAGTCGGTGCTCTCGCCGCAACACCGTCTGGTGACGATCGAAGTGGGGGAGGGGGGGGATCGCTGCTGGCTGGTGCTGGGCATGACCGGGCAGCAGATCTCGGTGCTGCACCGCCTGGCGCCACCACCGCACACCGAGGCTTCGGTGTCTGGCGGTGCGGTGTCGCTGCCATCGATCGCGGGGACCAGCTTCGGGCATCTGCTCAACCAGTGGCGCCGCGGACCGCAAGGGCCGGCGGTGACCTCCCATGAACAGTGA
- the fliP gene encoding flagellar type III secretion system pore protein FliP (The bacterial flagellar biogenesis protein FliP forms a type III secretion system (T3SS)-type pore required for flagellar assembly.): MNSDHPRRWPVLPAGAALALLLASGLSPAMAQAAAPAGLPLMVGQGGGGSTYSVPIQTLLFFTSLSFLPAMLLMMTGFTRIVIVLSLLRQAMGTQAAPPNQVIIGLSMFLTLFVMGPTLDKVYADAYKPYAASQISFEDAVSRAEGPMRQFMLRQTRQSDVALFSRLARLEGTPKPEALPLRVLVPAFVTSELKSAFQIGFLIFIPFLVIDMVVASVLMSLGMMMLSPVLVALPFKLMLFVLADGWNLLLGSLAASFSI, from the coding sequence ATGAACAGTGATCATCCGAGACGCTGGCCGGTGCTGCCCGCCGGTGCAGCGCTGGCGCTGCTGCTGGCGAGCGGGCTGTCTCCGGCGATGGCCCAGGCGGCTGCACCTGCCGGCCTGCCGCTGATGGTCGGGCAGGGGGGCGGTGGCAGCACCTACTCGGTGCCGATCCAGACCCTGCTGTTCTTCACCTCGCTGTCCTTCCTGCCGGCGATGCTGCTGATGATGACGGGCTTCACCCGCATCGTCATCGTGCTGAGCCTGCTGCGCCAGGCCATGGGCACGCAGGCCGCACCGCCCAACCAGGTGATCATCGGCCTGTCGATGTTCCTGACACTGTTCGTGATGGGGCCGACCCTCGACAAGGTCTATGCCGACGCCTACAAGCCCTACGCGGCCAGCCAGATCAGTTTCGAGGACGCGGTCTCGCGCGCCGAGGGGCCGATGCGCCAGTTCATGCTGCGCCAGACCCGGCAGTCCGACGTGGCGCTGTTCTCCCGCCTCGCACGGCTGGAAGGCACGCCCAAGCCCGAGGCCCTGCCGCTGCGCGTGCTGGTGCCCGCATTCGTCACCAGCGAGCTGAAGTCGGCGTTTCAGATCGGCTTCCTGATCTTCATCCCCTTTCTGGTGATCGACATGGTGGTCGCCAGCGTGCTGATGAGCCTGGGGATGATGATGCTGTCGCCGGTGCTGGTGGCCCTGCCGTTCAAGCTGATGCTGTTCGTGCTCGCCGATGGATGGAACCTGCTGCTCGGCTCCCTGGCCGCCAGCTTCTCGATCTGA
- the fliQ gene encoding flagellar biosynthesis protein FliQ gives MNSSQVFTYGQEALVVLLTVAAPMLLTILLVGVVVSVLQAATQLHEATLSFVPKVLAGVAVMMIAGPWMLTTLVEYLQRVLQAIPAAVG, from the coding sequence ATGAACTCCTCCCAAGTCTTCACCTATGGCCAGGAGGCACTTGTCGTGCTGCTGACCGTGGCGGCGCCGATGCTGCTGACCATCCTGCTGGTCGGCGTGGTGGTGAGCGTGCTGCAGGCCGCAACCCAGCTGCACGAGGCCACGCTGTCCTTCGTGCCCAAGGTGCTGGCCGGTGTGGCGGTGATGATGATCGCCGGCCCGTGGATGCTGACGACGCTGGTGGAGTATCTGCAGCGGGTGCTCCAGGCGATCCCCGCGGCCGTCGGCTGA
- the fliR gene encoding flagellar biosynthetic protein FliR, with protein sequence MIGFSEAQILQWVSPLLWPLLRVLGLFTAAPVLSMRSIPVRVRVGLAGLVALCAQPSMPSMPVVPLDSPVALAMVAQQVVIGLTIGFAARVVFTSIEFAGEIIGLQMGLNFASFFDPTSGSQVTATARFFNTMAAWLFVVINGHLLLTAVVVESFQRFPVSDHPLDLLLQIQPQVWGADLFRYGLWIALPTITMLAFVNLVLGLISRVAQQLQIFSIGFAITISVGLFGLLFTLPMLQSPMLAVLERLLVQFQP encoded by the coding sequence ATGATCGGCTTCAGCGAAGCGCAGATCCTCCAATGGGTATCGCCGCTGCTGTGGCCGCTGCTGCGGGTGCTGGGCCTGTTCACGGCTGCACCGGTGCTGTCGATGCGCTCGATTCCGGTCCGTGTCCGGGTCGGGCTGGCGGGGCTGGTGGCGCTGTGCGCACAACCGTCCATGCCGTCCATGCCGGTCGTGCCGCTGGACAGTCCTGTGGCGCTGGCGATGGTTGCGCAGCAGGTGGTGATCGGCCTGACGATCGGCTTTGCTGCCCGGGTGGTGTTCACGTCGATCGAGTTCGCCGGTGAGATCATCGGCCTGCAGATGGGCCTGAATTTCGCGAGCTTCTTCGATCCGACCAGCGGCTCGCAGGTGACGGCCACGGCCCGGTTCTTCAACACGATGGCCGCCTGGCTGTTCGTGGTGATCAACGGGCACCTGCTGCTGACGGCCGTGGTCGTGGAGAGCTTCCAGCGGTTTCCGGTGTCCGACCACCCGCTGGACCTGCTGCTGCAGATCCAGCCGCAGGTCTGGGGCGCGGACCTGTTCCGCTACGGTCTGTGGATCGCGCTGCCCACCATCACGATGCTGGCCTTCGTGAATCTGGTGCTGGGTCTGATCTCCCGGGTTGCCCAGCAACTGCAGATCTTCTCGATCGGTTTCGCCATCACCATTTCGGTGGGGCTGTTCGGTCTGCTGTTCACGCTGCCGATGCTGCAGTCGCCGATGCTGGCGGTGCTGGAGCGCCTGCTCGTGCAGTTCCAGCCCTGA
- a CDS encoding PTS sugar transporter subunit IIA, whose product MARLLIIAHAPLASALKAVAAHTFPEEADKLRVLDVLPDMPGEEIESLARALLPAEDDVSDPEALVLCDVFGATPANVVQRLVDGVRIRAIAGVNVSMLWRTLSSPLHATVGELFDRAMKGGVQGVLPVASTRPQNQAFPPGGHDPNQHHHQQ is encoded by the coding sequence ATGGCCCGCTTGCTGATCATTGCCCATGCCCCCCTGGCCTCGGCCCTGAAGGCCGTGGCCGCACACACGTTTCCCGAAGAGGCTGACAAGCTGCGGGTGCTCGACGTGTTGCCGGACATGCCCGGCGAGGAGATCGAGTCGCTGGCGCGGGCGCTGCTGCCTGCCGAGGACGATGTCTCCGACCCCGAGGCGCTGGTCCTCTGCGATGTGTTCGGCGCGACGCCGGCCAACGTGGTGCAACGTCTGGTGGATGGCGTGCGGATCCGGGCGATCGCGGGTGTCAACGTCTCGATGCTCTGGCGCACGCTGAGTTCCCCCTTGCACGCGACGGTCGGCGAACTCTTCGACCGTGCGATGAAGGGGGGTGTCCAGGGCGTGCTCCCGGTGGCATCGACCCGTCCTCAAAACCAAGCTTTCCCTCCTGGCGGCCATGATCCGAACCAACATCACCATCAGCAATAG
- a CDS encoding HPr family phosphocarrier protein — protein sequence MIRTNITISNRLGLHARASAKFTKLAGSFPCDIFVSRNGRRVNAKSIMGVMMLAAGLGSEIEIEIDGTREQEAMDALCALVNDKFGEGV from the coding sequence ATGATCCGAACCAACATCACCATCAGCAATAGGCTCGGGCTGCATGCCCGCGCATCGGCCAAGTTCACCAAGCTGGCCGGCAGCTTCCCCTGTGACATCTTCGTCAGCCGCAACGGCCGGCGGGTCAATGCCAAGAGCATCATGGGGGTGATGATGCTGGCTGCCGGCCTGGGCAGCGAAATCGAGATCGAGATCGATGGCACCCGCGAGCAGGAGGCAATGGACGCCCTCTGCGCACTGGTCAACGACAAGTTCGGCGAAGGCGTCTGA
- a CDS encoding GNAT family N-acetyltransferase, translating to MRELPQPTLPLSDLRLHRPTPVAPRAARAPVERFSVGWAKHQDEVREAQRLRYQVFGEEMGAQLTTPDGTPAGHDADRFDPYCEHLIVRCEDDSPQAGAVIGTYRVLTPDAAQRLGGWYSDTEFDLGPLRARLGRTAELGRSCVHPAHRQGGVILALWGALGAFLQSNRLDTVIGCASVSMHDGGHVAASLWERLRTTHLAPIELQVQPRLALPVDDLRRDLPAELPALIKGYLRCGAKVLGAPAWDPDFNTADLPMMMRLQDLPEKYRRHFLGN from the coding sequence ATGAGGGAACTTCCCCAGCCCACCCTGCCCCTGTCCGATCTGCGGCTGCACCGCCCGACACCAGTGGCGCCGCGTGCGGCCCGCGCGCCTGTCGAACGCTTCAGCGTGGGCTGGGCAAAACACCAGGACGAAGTGCGCGAGGCCCAGCGCCTGCGCTACCAGGTGTTCGGCGAAGAGATGGGCGCGCAGCTCACGACCCCCGATGGCACACCCGCCGGCCACGACGCCGACCGTTTCGATCCGTATTGCGAGCACCTCATCGTGCGCTGCGAGGACGACTCGCCTCAGGCAGGGGCAGTGATCGGCACCTACCGCGTCCTGACGCCTGACGCTGCACAGCGCCTGGGCGGCTGGTACAGCGACACCGAATTCGACCTCGGCCCGCTGCGTGCCCGGTTGGGCCGTACCGCCGAACTCGGCCGTTCCTGCGTCCACCCGGCACACCGCCAGGGCGGCGTGATCCTCGCGTTGTGGGGTGCACTGGGGGCCTTCCTGCAATCCAACCGGCTCGACACGGTGATCGGCTGCGCGAGCGTGTCGATGCACGACGGTGGTCACGTGGCGGCCAGCCTGTGGGAGCGCCTGCGCACCACGCATCTGGCGCCGATCGAGCTGCAGGTGCAGCCGCGGCTGGCACTGCCAGTCGACGACCTGCGCCGCGATCTGCCGGCCGAACTGCCGGCACTGATCAAGGGCTATCTGCGCTGCGGTGCCAAAGTGCTCGGCGCACCAGCCTGGGATCCGGACTTCAACACCGCCGACCTGCCGATGATGATGCGCCTGCAGGACCTGCCCGAGAAATACCGTCGGCACTTCCTGGGCAACTGA
- the ptsP gene encoding phosphoenolpyruvate--protein phosphotransferase, which yields MSMQVFGLPVSRGVAIGRAVLVASSRVDVAHYFVEPEQVREEIQRLCAARELVCAELESLKDEVEGDTPAELVALLDVHVMLLNDEVQAAATCQWIEERHYNAEWAVAAQLDALTRQFDEMEDEYLRERKSDVEQVAERLLRALDRADRACMPPIMRRGVASTQGDEAPLVLVANDISPADMMQFKGSVFRGFVTEVGGRTSHTAIVARSLDIPAVVGAREASRLVRQDDWVIIDGDAGLVIVDPSPMVLEEYRFRQRQGQLERDRLERLRGRPAVTMDGHRVELLANIELPGDTSAALAAGAEGVGLFRSEFLFMNRSGELPDEQEQYEAYRAAVQSMRGLPVTIRTIDIGADKPLDRMSAHDHTLNPALGLRAIRWSLADPDMFEGQLRAILRAAVHGPVRLLVPMISHPSEIRATLDAVERARGKLVAEGTPHGVVTLGAMIEVPAAALMLPRFLRHFDFVSIGTNDLIQYTLAIDRADEAVAHLYDPWHPAVLALIANTIRMAQAAGKGVSVCGEMAGDPDFTAVLLSFGLRSFSMHPTQLPRIKQRILRTDLAALDGLADRVLAADDPKQASLPAVRPAIIPVPQAA from the coding sequence ATGAGCATGCAGGTTTTCGGATTGCCCGTTTCACGCGGGGTCGCGATCGGGCGCGCCGTGCTGGTGGCTTCCAGCCGGGTGGATGTCGCCCACTACTTTGTCGAGCCCGAGCAGGTCCGGGAAGAGATCCAGCGCCTGTGTGCGGCGCGTGAGCTGGTTTGCGCCGAGCTGGAGTCTCTCAAGGACGAAGTGGAAGGCGACACGCCTGCCGAACTGGTGGCGCTGCTGGATGTGCACGTCATGCTGCTCAACGACGAAGTGCAGGCCGCTGCCACCTGCCAGTGGATCGAGGAGCGGCACTACAACGCCGAGTGGGCCGTCGCCGCACAACTGGATGCCCTCACCAGGCAGTTCGACGAGATGGAGGACGAGTACCTGCGCGAGCGCAAGTCCGATGTCGAACAGGTGGCCGAGCGGCTGCTGCGCGCACTGGACCGGGCGGACCGGGCCTGCATGCCGCCGATCATGCGGCGAGGCGTCGCGTCGACCCAGGGTGACGAGGCGCCGCTGGTGCTCGTCGCCAACGACATCTCGCCAGCCGACATGATGCAGTTCAAGGGCAGTGTCTTTCGCGGTTTCGTCACCGAGGTGGGCGGGCGAACCTCGCACACGGCCATCGTCGCGCGCAGCCTCGACATCCCCGCCGTGGTGGGCGCACGCGAAGCCAGCCGCCTGGTGCGCCAGGACGACTGGGTCATCATCGACGGGGACGCCGGCCTCGTGATCGTCGATCCTTCGCCGATGGTGCTGGAGGAGTACCGGTTCCGCCAGCGCCAGGGGCAGTTGGAACGGGACCGCCTGGAGCGTCTGCGCGGACGTCCCGCAGTGACGATGGATGGCCACCGGGTAGAACTGCTCGCCAACATCGAATTGCCCGGTGACACGTCGGCAGCGCTGGCGGCCGGGGCGGAAGGCGTGGGACTGTTCCGCAGCGAATTCCTGTTCATGAACCGATCCGGAGAGTTGCCGGATGAGCAGGAGCAATACGAGGCCTACCGGGCAGCGGTGCAGTCGATGCGGGGGTTGCCCGTCACGATCCGCACCATCGACATTGGCGCCGACAAGCCGCTCGACCGCATGAGCGCGCATGACCACACGCTCAATCCGGCGCTGGGCCTGCGGGCGATCCGCTGGAGTCTGGCGGATCCGGACATGTTCGAAGGCCAGTTGCGCGCGATCCTTCGGGCCGCCGTGCATGGTCCCGTGCGCTTGCTCGTGCCGATGATCTCGCATCCCAGCGAGATCCGGGCGACGCTGGATGCGGTGGAGCGTGCGCGTGGCAAGCTGGTTGCCGAAGGGACACCACACGGCGTCGTGACGCTGGGGGCGATGATCGAGGTGCCGGCAGCGGCGCTGATGCTGCCACGCTTTCTCCGGCATTTCGACTTCGTGTCGATCGGCACCAATGACCTGATCCAGTACACCCTGGCCATCGACCGGGCAGACGAGGCTGTGGCCCATCTGTATGACCCTTGGCATCCGGCCGTGCTGGCACTGATCGCCAACACCATCCGCATGGCGCAGGCGGCAGGCAAGGGTGTCAGCGTCTGTGGCGAGATGGCGGGCGATCCGGACTTCACCGCGGTACTGTTGTCGTTCGGGCTGCGTTCCTTCAGCATGCATCCCACCCAGCTGCCCCGCATCAAGCAGCGCATCCTGCGTACCGATCTTGCCGCGCTGGACGGACTGGCTGATCGCGTTCTGGCGGCTGACGACCCGAAGCAGGCGAGCCTGCCCGCAGTTCGTCCTGCGATCATTCCGGTCCCGCAAGCGGCTTGA
- a CDS encoding amino acid aminotransferase yields the protein MSLFSAVEMAPRDPILGLNEQFGADTNPAKVNLGVGVYYDDNGKLPLLKCVIEAERQMFEAPKARGYLPIDGIAAYDKAVQGLVFGADSAVVTGGRVATVQAIGGTGGLKIGADFLKKVNPNATVLISDPSWENHRALFTNAGFTVGTYPYYDAENKGINFAGMIDALRAADAGTVLVLHACCHNPTGYDITDAQWDEVVAVIKERNLVAFLDMAYQGFGEGIAEDGAVIQKFVAAGLDFFVSTSFSKSFSLYGERVGGLSVVCASKEECARVLSQLKITIRTNYSNPPTHGAQVVATVLNTPALRAMWEEELAGMRVRIKQMRVLLVDKLTAAGVKGDLSFITRQKGMFSYSGLNKDQMVRLRGEFGVYGVDSGRICVAALNTKNIDYVADAIVKVM from the coding sequence ATGTCCCTCTTCTCTGCTGTCGAAATGGCCCCGCGCGACCCGATCCTGGGTCTGAACGAACAGTTTGGTGCCGACACCAACCCCGCCAAGGTCAACCTGGGCGTAGGCGTCTACTACGACGACAACGGCAAGCTGCCCCTGCTGAAGTGTGTCATCGAAGCCGAACGCCAGATGTTCGAAGCCCCGAAGGCCCGCGGCTACCTGCCCATCGACGGCATCGCCGCCTATGACAAGGCCGTGCAAGGTCTCGTGTTCGGTGCAGACAGCGCCGTGGTCACGGGCGGCCGCGTCGCCACCGTGCAAGCCATCGGCGGAACGGGCGGCCTGAAGATCGGCGCCGACTTCCTGAAGAAGGTCAACCCGAACGCAACGGTCCTGATCTCGGACCCGAGCTGGGAAAACCACCGCGCGCTGTTCACCAACGCCGGCTTCACGGTCGGCACCTACCCGTACTACGACGCCGAGAACAAGGGCATCAATTTCGCCGGCATGATCGACGCCCTGCGCGCGGCAGACGCCGGCACGGTGCTGGTGCTGCACGCCTGCTGCCACAACCCGACTGGCTACGACATCACCGATGCCCAGTGGGACGAAGTGGTCGCGGTCATCAAGGAACGCAATCTGGTCGCGTTCCTGGACATGGCCTACCAAGGTTTTGGCGAAGGCATCGCTGAAGACGGCGCCGTGATCCAGAAGTTCGTCGCCGCGGGTCTGGACTTCTTCGTCTCGACCTCGTTCTCGAAGAGCTTCTCGCTGTATGGCGAGCGTGTCGGCGGCCTGTCGGTGGTCTGCGCAAGCAAGGAAGAATGCGCGCGCGTGCTGTCGCAACTGAAGATCACGATCCGCACGAACTACTCCAACCCGCCGACGCACGGCGCACAAGTCGTCGCCACGGTGCTCAACACCCCGGCGCTGCGCGCCATGTGGGAAGAAGAACTGGCCGGCATGCGTGTGCGAATCAAGCAGATGCGCGTGCTGCTGGTCGACAAGCTGACCGCCGCTGGCGTGAAGGGCGATCTGAGCTTCATCACGCGCCAGAAGGGCATGTTCAGCTACTCCGGGCTGAACAAGGACCAGATGGTTCGCCTGCGCGGCGAGTTTGGCGTGTATGGCGTGGACTCGGGCCGCATCTGCGTGGCCGCGCTGAACACCAAGAACATCGACTATGTCGCTGATGCGATCGTCAAGGTGATGTGA